A single genomic interval of Megalobrama amblycephala isolate DHTTF-2021 linkage group LG17, ASM1881202v1, whole genome shotgun sequence harbors:
- the LOC125251421 gene encoding uncharacterized protein LOC125251421 isoform X1, which yields MNPGGMWNSPGSEEYPVNSGAQSLDASPLETGERFATENTYHIVSFVDTEEVEVVPAVWVKNGVCFWPPYKDEGVQRATKRAEQPEKSWSAYKVKIMYTANNYSEALRKLPLAEQQTDLQPEDETYSIRPLKRKIKRNRQLLEEYDTDEEATAPQKANLPQAPQIQPPCKRTILSASNELQPSPPGQRQNPSVSQCAETSTPSLLEWHQITVGSSSHQSPSSHHSQLWPERSSARTSQDRVSEFRQDVTSPSPDQATLSLWHQENGLSCCDPFVRSLLHDLTTKQEIVMEQQMSLIKMVQDLQSNNIREVTDADRLNQRRFPIGDLSSLTALENDLRSCPETRRKVVHELGMLGGVDVKDTVWRIMKQAIKNDLAKTVNWRGVNGKTSFQSLELKSVVIEAVRRNPTCAQITELEVEKAIIRWFHLAGDREGGRKKRAPLQDVSVEN from the exons ATGAATCCCGGTGGAATGTGGAATTCGCCTGGTTCCGAGGAATATCCAGTGAACTCCGGAGCCCAGAGTTTGGACGCTTCTCCTCTGGAAACAGGTGAGCGATTCGCCACAG AAAACACGTACCACATTGTCAGCTTTGTGGACACTGAGGAAGTGGAGGTTGTTCCTGCGGTCTGGGTGAAGAACGGTGTGTGTTTCTGGCCTCCGTACAAGGATGAAGGAGTTCAGAGGGCGACCAAGCGTGCGGAGCAACCGGAGAAGTCTTGGTCTGCGTATAAGGTTAAAATCATGTATACTGCAA ATAACTACAGCGAAGCTCTGCGGAAGCTGCCTCTCGCGGAGCAGCAGACTGATCTCCAGCCGGAGGACGAGACTTACTCCATCAGGCCACTGAAACGGAAAATAAA ACGAAACAGACAGCTTCTGGAGGAATACGACACTGACGAGGAGGCCACCGCACCCCAAAAAGCGAATTTACCACAAGCCCCACAAATACAACCACCATGCAAAAGAACCATTTTGTCCGCTTCCAATGAGCTTCAACCAAGTCCTCCAGGCCAAAGACAAAACCCGAGTGTGTCGCAGTGCGCAGAAACGTCCACACCGTCCTTGTTGGAGTGGCATCAAATAACGGTTGGGTCTTCTTCACACCAGTCACCTTCTTCACACCACAGTCAGCTGTGGCCAGAGAGAAGTTCAGCCAGAACATCACAGGACCGTGTAAGTGAGTTTCGACAGGACGTGACTTCACCTTCTCCCGACCAGGCAACACTGTCTCTGTGGCATCAGGAAAACGGCCTGTCATGCTGTGATCCATTCGTAagat CGCTTCTTCACGACCTGACCACAAAGCAGGAGATTGTTATGGAGCAACAGATGAGCTTAATAAAGATGGTTCAAGATCTCCAGTCAAACAACATCAGGGAGGTCACAGATGCTGACCGTTTAAATCAAAGACGTTTTCCGATTGGAGACCTAAGCTCGTTAACTGCCCTGGAGAATGATCTGCGATCCTGTCCGGAAACCAGAAGAAAAGTG gTACATGAGCTGGGAATGTTGGGCGGAGTGGATGTGAAGGACACCGTCTGGAGAATAATGAAGCAGGCGATCAAAAATGACTTGGCCAAAACTGTGAACTGGAGAGGTGTGAATGGGAAAACGTCTTTCCAAAGTTTAGAGCTTAAAAGCGTCGTGATTG AGGCTGTGAGAAGAAATCCCACATGTGCACAAATAACGGAGCTGGAGGTGGAGAAAGCCATCATACGTTGGTTTCATCTAGCTGGTGACCGCGAGGGCGGCAGAAAAAAGCGAGCGCCGCTGCAAGATGTTAGTGTAGAGAACTGA
- the si:dkeyp-68b7.7 gene encoding zinc finger protein 10, producing the protein MSCSECFESDMSSAGMIQTQISAIMTVLAKAAVAEISQLLEEEAAALHQEIRRRNEEIQGLKTRLMLTETELQRVSAESQRCSVGVQVEIMMDTSVTAHSLEAQAEKVVVKNLSEEKPHFSHVADVNSQQLKQEESITPLKEPEEEELGGLEFEMKLEQVEELVDQTLNQVQAEQKREEQNHCDDGNSHLWSSGKAFDHPESLMESEQHSQNLTDPYVMMEDPMTASTQSGLLAPVVLENESFGATDVEYGLNLQDSHRRSTRSDLAPFNRLPSSHSSSCLPKALTRRACAGGQTGPKPFRCEECGKGFTQSTRLKSHRRVHTGEKPFRCEECGKGFTQRTRLITHKLVHTGEKPFRCQLCGKTFSRQDNCLRHLRLHSGQR; encoded by the exons ATGTCATGTTCAGAGTGTTTTGAGAGCGACATGAGCTCCGCGGGGATGATCCAGACTCAGATCTCCGCGATCATGACCGTGCTGGCGAAGGCGGCGGTGGCGGAGATCAGTCAGCTGCTGGAGGAAGAGGCTGCTGCTCTTCATCAGGAGATCCGGAGGAGAAACGAGGAGATCCAGGGACTGAAGACTCGACTGATGCTCACGGAGACTGAACTACAGAGAGTCAGTGCAGAGTCACAGAGATGCTCCGTCGGCGTTCAGGTGGAGATCATGATGGACACGA GTGTAACGGCCCATTCTCTGGAAGCTCAGGCTGAGAAGGTCGTTGTGAAGAACCTCTCAGAGGAGAAACCTCACTTTTCACATGTGGCAGACGTGAATtcacagcagctgaaacaaGAAGAGTCCATAACACCGCTGAAGGAACCGGAGGAAGAGGAGCTCGGCGGACTGGAGTTTGAGATGAAGCTCGAACAGGTGGAAGAACTTGTGGATCAGACACTGAATCAAGTTCAGGCGGAGCAGAAGCGTGAAGAACAAAACCACTGCGATGACGGAAACTCTCATTTATGGTCTTCAGGGAAAGCATTTGACCATCCTGAAAGTCTTATGGAGTCTGAGCAACATTCTCAGAATTTAACAGATCCGTATGTGATGATGGAGGATCCGATGACTGCGTCGACTCAGTCCGGTTTATTGGCTCCCGTTGTTCTGGAGAACGAGAGCTTTGGCGCTACAGACGTTGAGTACGGCTTGAATCTTCAGGATTCCCACAGACGCTCAACCAGATCTGACTtggcgccatttaacagacttCCATCCTCACATTCAAGCTCGTGTTTGCCCAAAGCGCTCACACGGAGGGCGTGTGCAGGCGGGCAGACGGGCCCCAAACCCTTCCGATGTGAGGAGTGTGGCAAGGGCTTCACACAAAGTACCCGGCTCAAATCACACAGACGAGTGCACACGGGTGAAAAACCCTTCCGGTGTGAGGAGTGCGGCAAAGGCTTCACACAGAGGACGCGGCTCATAACACACAAACTAGTGCACACGGGTGAAAAACCCTTCCGATGCCAGCTGTGCGGTAAGACCTTCTCCAGACAGGACAACTGCCTCAGACACTTGCGCTTGCACAGCGGACAGAGATGA
- the si:dkeyp-68b7.5 gene encoding zinc finger protein 287 isoform X1 has product MVKRCVLGCFPLKTLFPIPKTPWLRSRWLEFLHFEEGGITENSRLCSRHFTRECFQNLTQHEMGFAKVLCLTDTAVPSVYTVGNVTSPTVKPSTHDVACQCPAYGQRKSVSVQTAKSKRRCEEVNLNFVKINKNHDGESQTEIHTGDVHTSVQTFTLNEDGIKSIQIKEEHMEDGQWDSGPISPALCPLGPDVEDQDSFSTGTTGAAREGSDFILTSKMKPSGMWNSPISEEYPANSGAQSLDASPLETGERFATGVSPNRRHDPNAHQYVDEPYRTAAANHALPSVSEHRDANAERSSRCPQCGKTFTTRFYLKIHQRIHTGERPYTCPQCGKRFYCNSHLISHQRSHTGEKPYSCEECGKSYSHLNSLKLHQRSHTEEEAYAYW; this is encoded by the exons ATGGTGAAAAGGTGCGTTTTGGGATGTTTTCCTCTTAAGACCCTGTTCCCCATCCCTAAAACCCCCTGGTTACGATCCCGTTGGCTTGAGTTTTTGCACTTTGAAGAAGGCGGAATAACGGAGAATTCGCGCTTGTGTTCGAGGCATTTCACCCGTGAATGCTTCCAGAATTTAACACAGCACGAAATGGGCTTCGCTAAAGTTCTGTGTTTGACAGATACAGCCGTTCCGTCAGTTTACACCGTTGGTAACGTTACATCGCCAACAGTGAAG CCATCGACTCACGATGTGGCCTGCCAGTGTCCCGCTTACGGTCAGAGAAAGAGCGTTTCAGTTCAGACTGCAAAGTCCAAACGACGGTGTGAAG AGGTAAACCTCAACTTcgtaaagataaataaaaatcatgatGGAGAATCACAGACGGAGATACACACGGGCGACGTTCACACTTCAGTGCAGACGTTCACACTGAAC GAAGACGGAATCAAATCCATTCAGATCAAAGAGGAACACATGGAGGACGGACAGTGGGACAGCGGACCGA tttctcctgctctttgccCGTTGGGTCCAGATGTGGAAGACCAGGATAGTTTCAGCACGGGAACAACAGGAGCAGCTAGAGAGG GTAGTGATTTTATCCTAACGAGTAAGATGAAGCCCAGTGGAATGTGGAATTCGCCTATTTCCGAGGAATATCCAGCGAACTCCGGAGCCCAGAGTTTGGACGCTTCTCCTCTGGAAACAGGTGAGCGATTCGCCACAGGTGTGTCTCCGAACCGACGGCACGATCCAAACGCGCATCAGTACGTGGACGAACCGTACAGAACTGCTGCCGCTAACCATGCGCTTCCGTCGGTGTCAGAACACAGAGACGCAAATGCAGAGAGAAGCTCTCGCTGCCCTCAGTGCGGAAAGACCTTCACCACACGCTTCTACCTGAAGATCCACCAAAGAATCCACACCGGAGAGAGACCGTACACCTGTCCTCAGTGCGGCAAACGCTTCTACTGCAACTCTCACCTGATTTCACACCAGCGCTCGCACACCGGAGAGAAACCGTACAGTTGTGAAGAATGCGGCAAGTCCTATTCTCATTTAAACTCACTGAAACTGCACCAGCGCAGCCACACTGAAGAAGAGGCGTATGCGTATTGGTAG
- the si:dkeyp-68b7.5 gene encoding zinc finger protein 287 isoform X2: protein MSASVDIHAQLASIIERFAKCALLEMSRAVEQEMTRRQMEVETLLVKLQFTESELRSARQNQPNLRSVGIQVNNSGQREVNLNFVKINKNHDGESQTEIHTGDVHTSVQTFTLNEDGIKSIQIKEEHMEDGQWDSGPISPALCPLGPDVEDQDSFSTGTTGAAREGSDFILTSKMKPSGMWNSPISEEYPANSGAQSLDASPLETGERFATGVSPNRRHDPNAHQYVDEPYRTAAANHALPSVSEHRDANAERSSRCPQCGKTFTTRFYLKIHQRIHTGERPYTCPQCGKRFYCNSHLISHQRSHTGEKPYSCEECGKSYSHLNSLKLHQRSHTEEEAYAYW, encoded by the exons ATGTCTGCATCGGTTGATATCCACGCGCAGCTGGCGTCCATCATCGAGCGCTTCGCCAAATGCGCGCTGCTGGAGATGAGTCGCGCGGTGGAGCAGGAGATGACGCGCCGGCAGATGGAGGTCGAGACGCTGCTGGTCAAACTGCAGTTTACCGAGAGCGAGCTGCGATCAGCCCGACAGAACCAGCCGAACCTGCGCTCAGTGGGAATACAGGTCAATAACAGCGGACAGAGAG AGGTAAACCTCAACTTcgtaaagataaataaaaatcatgatGGAGAATCACAGACGGAGATACACACGGGCGACGTTCACACTTCAGTGCAGACGTTCACACTGAAC GAAGACGGAATCAAATCCATTCAGATCAAAGAGGAACACATGGAGGACGGACAGTGGGACAGCGGACCGA tttctcctgctctttgccCGTTGGGTCCAGATGTGGAAGACCAGGATAGTTTCAGCACGGGAACAACAGGAGCAGCTAGAGAGG GTAGTGATTTTATCCTAACGAGTAAGATGAAGCCCAGTGGAATGTGGAATTCGCCTATTTCCGAGGAATATCCAGCGAACTCCGGAGCCCAGAGTTTGGACGCTTCTCCTCTGGAAACAGGTGAGCGATTCGCCACAGGTGTGTCTCCGAACCGACGGCACGATCCAAACGCGCATCAGTACGTGGACGAACCGTACAGAACTGCTGCCGCTAACCATGCGCTTCCGTCGGTGTCAGAACACAGAGACGCAAATGCAGAGAGAAGCTCTCGCTGCCCTCAGTGCGGAAAGACCTTCACCACACGCTTCTACCTGAAGATCCACCAAAGAATCCACACCGGAGAGAGACCGTACACCTGTCCTCAGTGCGGCAAACGCTTCTACTGCAACTCTCACCTGATTTCACACCAGCGCTCGCACACCGGAGAGAAACCGTACAGTTGTGAAGAATGCGGCAAGTCCTATTCTCATTTAAACTCACTGAAACTGCACCAGCGCAGCCACACTGAAGAAGAGGCGTATGCGTATTGGTAG
- the LOC125251421 gene encoding uncharacterized protein LOC125251421 isoform X2, translating to MNPGGMWNSPGSEEYPVNSGAQSLDASPLETENTYHIVSFVDTEEVEVVPAVWVKNGVCFWPPYKDEGVQRATKRAEQPEKSWSAYKVKIMYTANNYSEALRKLPLAEQQTDLQPEDETYSIRPLKRKIKRNRQLLEEYDTDEEATAPQKANLPQAPQIQPPCKRTILSASNELQPSPPGQRQNPSVSQCAETSTPSLLEWHQITVGSSSHQSPSSHHSQLWPERSSARTSQDRVSEFRQDVTSPSPDQATLSLWHQENGLSCCDPFVRSLLHDLTTKQEIVMEQQMSLIKMVQDLQSNNIREVTDADRLNQRRFPIGDLSSLTALENDLRSCPETRRKVVHELGMLGGVDVKDTVWRIMKQAIKNDLAKTVNWRGVNGKTSFQSLELKSVVIEAVRRNPTCAQITELEVEKAIIRWFHLAGDREGGRKKRAPLQDVSVEN from the exons ATGAATCCCGGTGGAATGTGGAATTCGCCTGGTTCCGAGGAATATCCAGTGAACTCCGGAGCCCAGAGTTTGGACGCTTCTCCTCTGGAAACAG AAAACACGTACCACATTGTCAGCTTTGTGGACACTGAGGAAGTGGAGGTTGTTCCTGCGGTCTGGGTGAAGAACGGTGTGTGTTTCTGGCCTCCGTACAAGGATGAAGGAGTTCAGAGGGCGACCAAGCGTGCGGAGCAACCGGAGAAGTCTTGGTCTGCGTATAAGGTTAAAATCATGTATACTGCAA ATAACTACAGCGAAGCTCTGCGGAAGCTGCCTCTCGCGGAGCAGCAGACTGATCTCCAGCCGGAGGACGAGACTTACTCCATCAGGCCACTGAAACGGAAAATAAA ACGAAACAGACAGCTTCTGGAGGAATACGACACTGACGAGGAGGCCACCGCACCCCAAAAAGCGAATTTACCACAAGCCCCACAAATACAACCACCATGCAAAAGAACCATTTTGTCCGCTTCCAATGAGCTTCAACCAAGTCCTCCAGGCCAAAGACAAAACCCGAGTGTGTCGCAGTGCGCAGAAACGTCCACACCGTCCTTGTTGGAGTGGCATCAAATAACGGTTGGGTCTTCTTCACACCAGTCACCTTCTTCACACCACAGTCAGCTGTGGCCAGAGAGAAGTTCAGCCAGAACATCACAGGACCGTGTAAGTGAGTTTCGACAGGACGTGACTTCACCTTCTCCCGACCAGGCAACACTGTCTCTGTGGCATCAGGAAAACGGCCTGTCATGCTGTGATCCATTCGTAagat CGCTTCTTCACGACCTGACCACAAAGCAGGAGATTGTTATGGAGCAACAGATGAGCTTAATAAAGATGGTTCAAGATCTCCAGTCAAACAACATCAGGGAGGTCACAGATGCTGACCGTTTAAATCAAAGACGTTTTCCGATTGGAGACCTAAGCTCGTTAACTGCCCTGGAGAATGATCTGCGATCCTGTCCGGAAACCAGAAGAAAAGTG gTACATGAGCTGGGAATGTTGGGCGGAGTGGATGTGAAGGACACCGTCTGGAGAATAATGAAGCAGGCGATCAAAAATGACTTGGCCAAAACTGTGAACTGGAGAGGTGTGAATGGGAAAACGTCTTTCCAAAGTTTAGAGCTTAAAAGCGTCGTGATTG AGGCTGTGAGAAGAAATCCCACATGTGCACAAATAACGGAGCTGGAGGTGGAGAAAGCCATCATACGTTGGTTTCATCTAGCTGGTGACCGCGAGGGCGGCAGAAAAAAGCGAGCGCCGCTGCAAGATGTTAGTGTAGAGAACTGA
- the si:dkeyp-68b7.12 gene encoding LOW QUALITY PROTEIN: rho GTPase-activating protein 30 (The sequence of the model RefSeq protein was modified relative to this genomic sequence to represent the inferred CDS: deleted 2 bases in 1 codon), with the protein MRRGRRKGGNRDKVFGCDLLEHLTSTAQEIPQVLRSCSEFIEEHGIVDGIYRLSGVSSNTQKLRSEFDTEGSPDLNKEVYLQDIHCVSSLCKAYFRELPNPLLTYELYDRFADAVAVQLEDERLVKIKEVLKDLPVPHYRTLEYLMRHLVKMSTYASETNMHARNLAIVWAPNLLRSKDIESTGFNGTAAFMEVRVQSIVVEFILTHVAEVFTGTGLTVERRKSLPSPSILSSQDDHFFKPLSLHCPGNLSPGDGPPAMRSYHAIIDGTDKRKNSLKGRKWRSIFNLGGRLHDPRKKSKYSPKDKEKTTLRPAKSMDSLSCGPLALEDSKHPPAHLPPLVLSTSSGSSEGVASAGGGVSSGYAVTYRRTGGAQVSMVSGGTPGTYNRLESGGGANGAEGASQGVSRSPGMTSKADRRAGIHISGPFSVTVPLHITSGLALGVLHGGWNEKEQTLQGDAEEAGEDEDVKSTDENSQSKNDDVHESTISSCQVDCGKDTAEIPEEEKTVPEEGDKEAEKEDQSRNQESVKEEKEEEASTPEVKEENTEEDYMEMRGNLQPAPVSTLYYEDMEVPDQDLPMDLQEAFGFLDLMDSCASNQVEFSVEAPCFENEYEEEEDQNRDNQAVSCPLQNCTNDFEAPAAKISSPSFTHRPVAGKSHSLPYKSRPFLPALSLSSDDDYSPAEDDDDDDDESDKGSEYEDMFCHSLPSSRCFQGLSWSAPETAADSDADVHCSNQSECLDEMQNENNKDADQSEEEIPTAPALTDRSEEHLSSEVLKTDENKEEEDAENDKRTLIREDEAESEASGEDTYFGPDSVPSSPDPKQTEIFSVPELPGAEDQQVLDDDGCHGNSEAMLTVDCISSAPPDQPPEEQSTIISEQMIEEELIEVEEDEKIEELKECENNINKTDMEEEKCEDVEEDAKTGSEEECSDEKEEVSMTEGKIEGNSGEDEEEPAEEGEEDERKEDKVKTMENVRRKMENKLKEMDLVENNGECEEEDGEQAERKEDLVENNGECEEEDGEQAERKEDLVENDGECEEEDGEQAERKEDLVENNGECEEEDGEQAERKEDLVESCGECEEEDGEQAERKEDLVESCGECEEEDGEQAERKEDLVESCGECEEEDGEQAEIKEGSVESDGGNTEEVKTEGFVEGNVEEIVEGKEGRDDPEADEIQEHKEPEEISDHILSTAPKPSPRKMANQVKAVPVVPPKPRNSKLTAFRKQFEHKHTQPTDAACVETDEPQSEEALEECEKQEEEGSKESHGTWDGVVDRRKDLHREAEKEVKRNSGISMCFDEAVARATVKRSRERENTERLSGAHWDSRKDGKTD; encoded by the exons ATGAGGAGAGGCCGGAGAAAAGGAGGCAATCGGGACAAAGTGTTCGGATGTGACCTGCTGGAGCATCTGACCTCCACCGCGCAAGAAA TTCCTCAAGTGTTACGCAGCTGTAGTGAGTTCATCGAGGAACACGGGATCGTGGACGGGATCTACAGACTGTCTGGAGTCTCGTCCAACACACAGAAACTGAG GAGTGAGTTTGACACTGAAGGATCTCCTGACCTGAACAAGGAAGTGTATCTGCAGGACATTCACTGCGTGAGCTCGCTGTGTAAAGCCTATTTCAGAGAGCTGCCCAACCCTCTGCTCACATACGAACTCTACGACCGCTTCGCC GACGCAGTGGCTGTCCAGCTGGAGGACGAGAGGCTGGTGAAGATTAAAGAGGTTCTGAAGGATTTACCTGTTCCTCACTACAG AACTCTGGAATATTTGATGCGTCATCTGGTCAAAATGTCCACATATGCATCTGAGACCAACATGCACGCAAGAAACCTCGCCATCGTCTGGGCCCCAAACCTCCTCAG ATCGAAGGACATCGAGTCGACTGGTTTCAACGGCACGGCAGCGTTCATGGAGGTTCGGGTTCAGTCCATCGTGGTGGAGTTTATTCTCACTCACGTGGCCGAGGTTTTCACTGGAACAG GATTGACTGTGGAGCGCCGGAAGTCCCTCCCATCGCCCTCGATACTGTCCAGTCAGGATGATCATTTCTTCAAACCCCTTTCTTTACACTGTCCAGGAAACCTCAGTCCTGGAGACGGACCTCCAGCCATGCGGTCATACCACGCTATTATTGATGGCACTGACAA GAGGAAGAACTCCCTCAAAGGAAGGAAGTGGAGATCCATCTTTAATTTGGGTGGGAGACTCCACGATCCCCGCAAGAAGAGCAAATACAGCCCTAAAG ACAAAGAGAAGACGACGCTGAGGCCTGCGAAGAGCATGGACTCCCTGAGCTGCGGTCCTTTAGCACTAGAAG ATTCGAAGCATCCTCCAGCTCATCTTCCTCCTCTGGTTCTGTCCACGTCCTCGGGCAGCTCAGAGGGCGTGGCTTCTGCTGGAGGGGGCGTGTCCAGTGGATATGCGGTGACGTACAGGCGTACGGGCGGAGCTCAGGTCAGTATGGTGAGCGGAGGGACTCCCGGCACTTATAATCGGCTGGAATCTGGGGGCGGAGCCAACGGAGCCGAGGGGGCGTCGCAGGGCGTGTCCAGATCGCCCGGAATGACCAGCAAAGCAGACCGTCGCGCCGGTATCCACATATCCGGGCCTTTTTCTGTGACCGTCCCGCTTCATATAACATCCGGACTGGCTCTGGGTGTGCTTCACGGCGGCTGGAACGAGAAAGAACAAACCCTGCAAGGAGACGCAGAGGAAGCGGGAGAAGATGAGGACGTTAAGAGCACAGATGAGAAttcacaaagcaaaaatgatgACGTTCACGAGAGTACAATCAGTAGTTGTCAGGTGGATTGTGGGAAGGATACGGCGGAGATTCCAGAAGAGGAAAAGACTGTGCCGGAAGAAGGAGACAAAGAAGCAGAGAAAGAAGATCAGAGCCGGAATCAGGAGTCTGTGAAGGAggagaaagaagaagaagcttCAACGCCAGAAGTCAAAGAGGAAAACACAGAAGAGGATTACATGG AAATGAGAGGAAACCTCCAACCAGCGCCGGTCAGTACGCTCTACTACGAGGACATGGAGGTGCCAGACCAGGACCTGCCGATGGATTTACAGGAGGCTTTCGGGTTCCTGGACTTGATGGACAGCTGTGCTTCAAACCAG GTTGAGTTTTCAGTCGAAGCACCTTGTTTTGAAAACGAATACGAGGAAGAGGAGGACCAAAACAGGGATAATCAGGCCGTTTCCTGCCCATTACAAAACTGCACTAATGACTTTGAAGCACCAGCAGCTAAAATCAGCAGCCCCTCGTTCACACACAGGCCCGTTGCTGGAAAATCACACAGCTTGCCTTACAAGTCCCGCCCCTTCCTGCCAGCCCTGTCATTATCCTCAGATGATGACTACAGTCCtgctgaagatgatgatgatgatgatgatgagtcTGATAAAGGTTCTGAATATGAGGACATGTTTTGTCACAGTCTCCCATCCAGTCGGTGTTTTCAGGGACTCTCTTGGTCGGCTCCAGAAACCGCCGCTGACAGTGATGCAGATGTCCACTGTAGTAACCAATCAGAATGCTTAGATGAGATGCAGAACGAGAACAATAAAGATgcagaccaatcagaagagGAGATTCCTACCGCTCCTGCATTGACAGACCGGAGTGAAGAACATCTCAGTTCAGAAGTATTAAAGACGGATGAAAACAAGGAAGAAGAGGATGCTGAGAATGATAAACGCACGCTGAT AAGAGAAGATGAAGCAGAGAGTGAAGCCAGTGGAGAGGACACATATTTTGGACCGGATTCGGTACCTTCTTCACCAGATCCCAAACAAACCGAGATCTTCAGCGTTCCTGAGCTTCCCGGTGCGGAGGATCAACAGGTGCTGGATGATGACGGTTGCCATGGTAACAGTGAGGCGATGCTGACCGTCGACTGCATCTCATCGGCTCCTCCAGATCAGCCGCCGGAGGAACAATCAACGATTATAAGCGAACAAATGATCGAAGAAGAGCTGATTGAAGTGGAGGAGGATGAGAAGATTGAGGAGCTGAAAGAGTGTGAGAACAATATCAACAAAACAGATATGGAGGAAGAAAAGTGTGAGGATGTTGAGGAAGATGCAAAGACTGGATCGGAAGAAGAATGTAGTGATGAGAAAGAAGAAGTGAGCATGACTGAAGGGAAAATAGAGGGAAATAGTGGCGAGGATGAAGAGGAACCTGCAGAAGAAGGTGAAGAAGATGAAAGAAAGGAagataaagtgaaaacaatggagAATGTGAGGAGGAAGATGGAGAACAAGCTGAAAGAAATG GATTTAGTGGAAAACAATGGAGAATGTGAGGAAGAAGATGGAGAACAAGCTGAAAGAAAGGAAGATTTAGTGGAAAACAATGGAGAATGTGAGGAAGAAGATGGAGAACAAGCTGAAAGAAAGGAAGATTTAGTGGAAAACGATGGAGAATGTGAGGAAGAAGATGGAGAACAAGCTGAAAGAAAGGAAGATTTAGTGGAAAACAATGGAGAATGTGAGGAAGAAGATGGAGAACAAGCTGAAAGAAAGGAAGATTTAGTGGAAAGCTGTGGAGAATGTGAGGAAGAAGATGGAGAACAAGCTGAAAGAAAGGAAGATTTAGTGGAAAGCTGTGGAGAATGTGAGGAAGAAGATGGAGAACAAGCTGAAAGAAAGGAAGATTTAGTGGAAAGCTGTGGAGAATGTGAGGAAGAAGATGGAGAGCAAGCAGAAATAAAAGAAGGTTCAGTGGAAAGCGATGGAGGAAACACTGAGGAGGTAAAAACAGAAGGTTTTGTTGAGGGAAACGTTGAGGAGATAGTTGAAGGAAAAGAAGGTAGAGATGATCCTGAAGCAGATGAGATTCAGGAACACAAGGAGCCGGAAGAGATCTCAGATCACATCCTATCAACTGCTCCCAAACCTTCTCCTCGTAAAATGGCGAATCAAGTCAAAGCGGTTCCCGTCGTCCCGCCCAAACCTCGAAACTCCAAACTTACGGCCttcaggaaacagtttgagcacaaacacacacagcccACGGACGCGGCGTGCGTCGAAACGGATGAACCGCAGAGCGAGGAAGCGCTGGAGGAGTGTGAGAAGCAGGAGGAGGAGGGTTCGAAGGAAAGCCACGGGACTTGGGATGGTGTGGTGGATCGGAGGAAGGATCTCCACAGGGAAGCAGAGAAAGAGGTGAAGAGGAACAGCGGCATCAGCATGTGTTTCGATGAAGCCGTCGCTCGAGCCACAGTGaagaggagcagagagagagaaaacacagaGCGGTTATCCGGCGCTCACTGGGACAGCAGGAAAGATGGGAAAACTGACTAA